One window of Entelurus aequoreus isolate RoL-2023_Sb linkage group LG06, RoL_Eaeq_v1.1, whole genome shotgun sequence genomic DNA carries:
- the LOC133652714 gene encoding uncharacterized protein LOC133652714 — protein MTTIIVSSGAERFGVEEDKPISSNYTMNRRAEQIHQLRQELRSLARQYKAASEEEKAPLAELRNIIRKKLTTLRRAEWHKRRRRERARKRTTFIANPFGFIKQLLGQKRSGHLVCSKEEVNNFLKNNLSNPEKEKELGPLSALLDIPSPTVNFITSEPTWKEIQEVVTAARASSAPGPSGVPYKVYKRCPELLRILWRILRVIWHRGTVADQWRQAEGVWIPKEENSTKDHLAP, from the coding sequence ATGACCACCATCATTGTTTCTTCTGGAGCAGAGAGGTTCGGTGTGGAAGAGGACAAGCCCATCAGTTCCAACTACACCATGAACCGCAGGGCAGAACAGATCCATCAACTGCGGCAGGAGCTCCGGTCTCTGGCAAGGCAGTACAAGGCAGCATCTGAGGAGGAGAAGGCGCCATTGGCTGAACTCCGGAACATCATCAGGAAGAAACTGACGACCCTACGTAGAGCTGAATGGCACAAGAGGCGCAGGAGAGAGAGAGCCAGGAAACGAACTACATTCATAGCTAATCCATTTGGATTTATCAAACAGCTGTTGGGGCAGAAGCGCAGTGGGCATCTAGTTTGCTCCAAAGAAGAAGTTAACAACTTCTTGAAAAACAACCTGAGCAACCCTGAAAAAGAGAAAGAGTTAGGGCCCCTCAGTGCCTTATTGGACATACCATCTCCCACTGTCAATTTCATCACCAGCGAGCCCACCTGGAAGGAAATCCAGGAGGTTGTTACTGCAGCCAGAGCCAGTTCAGCTCCAGGACCCAGTGGAGTACCCTACAAGGTGTACAAGCGATGCCCGGAACTCCTTAGAATCCTTTGGAGGATCCTGCGAGTGATTTGGCACAGAGGAACTGTTGCAGACCAGTGGAGGCAGGCTGAGGGTGTTTGGATACCTAAAGAAGAGAATTCCACCAAGGACCATCTCGCTCCTTAG